A single region of the Polycladomyces zharkentensis genome encodes:
- a CDS encoding globin domain-containing protein: protein MHSIQSTYEKIGGDRTVRRIVKAFYPRVQQHPLLKPLFPEDLEPVKEKQYRFLTQFLGGPPLYTSVHGHPMLRARHLRFPITPKRAQAWLQCMAEALDEVGVTGEARDEMWNRLVIAAHHMVNTPDDAGD, encoded by the coding sequence TTGCATTCCATTCAGTCCACTTACGAAAAGATCGGCGGGGACCGAACGGTGCGACGCATCGTCAAAGCTTTTTATCCACGCGTGCAACAACATCCACTGTTGAAACCGTTGTTTCCGGAAGATCTGGAGCCGGTCAAGGAAAAACAGTACCGCTTCCTCACCCAATTTCTCGGCGGGCCGCCATTATACACATCCGTGCACGGTCATCCGATGTTGCGCGCCCGACACTTGCGCTTTCCGATCACGCCGAAACGAGCGCAAGCATGGTTGCAATGCATGGCCGAAGCGTTGGATGAAGTCGGCGTGACCGGCGAAGCACGTGATGAGATGTGGAATCGGTTGGTGATCGCCGCCCACCACATGGTGAATACACCGGATGATGCCGGGGATTGA
- a CDS encoding glutamate-1-semialdehyde 2,1-aminomutase has product MKRERSEQLYEQALDVIVGGVNSPSRSFRAVGGGAPVFMKRAKGAYFWDEDGNRYIDYLGAFGPIILGHAHPAVTEAIVQTAADGTLYGTPTEKEIRFARMLREAIPSCEQIRFVNSGTEAVMTTIRLARAYTGRDKILKFAGCYHGHSDLVLVAAGSGPSTLGIPDSAGIPQSIAQEVITMPFNNLDALREALDRWGDQIAAVLVEPLVGNFGIVPPLPGFLEKVNEWVHQAGGLVIYDEVITAFRFHYGGIQTMYGVEPDLTALGKIIGGGLPIGAYGGRREIMEKVAPMGPMYQAGTMAGNPLSMAAGIACLEVLSRPGVYERLDEMGKRLADGIGELARKYGIPVQINRQGGAFAVYFTEEPVIDYEGAQRADSEMFARFFRLMLEEGIYLAPSKFEAWFLTLAHSEEDISDTLQAVDRTFKQMKKS; this is encoded by the coding sequence CTGAAACGGGAACGTTCGGAACAATTGTATGAGCAAGCGCTGGACGTCATTGTGGGCGGAGTCAACAGTCCTTCCCGCTCCTTCCGCGCGGTGGGCGGCGGCGCCCCCGTGTTCATGAAGCGGGCGAAAGGCGCTTATTTTTGGGATGAAGACGGCAACCGGTATATTGATTACCTGGGGGCATTCGGCCCCATTATTCTTGGTCATGCCCATCCCGCCGTCACGGAGGCCATCGTGCAAACAGCCGCCGATGGGACTTTATACGGGACACCGACGGAAAAAGAAATCCGATTCGCCCGCATGTTACGGGAAGCCATTCCTTCTTGCGAGCAAATCCGCTTTGTCAACAGCGGAACCGAAGCGGTGATGACCACCATTCGTCTCGCCAGGGCGTATACCGGAAGGGACAAAATATTAAAGTTCGCCGGATGCTATCACGGCCATTCCGACCTGGTCCTGGTCGCTGCCGGATCCGGGCCGTCCACGCTCGGCATCCCGGACAGTGCAGGGATTCCGCAAAGTATCGCACAAGAAGTGATCACCATGCCCTTCAACAACCTGGATGCCCTGAGGGAAGCGTTGGACCGCTGGGGTGACCAAATTGCAGCCGTACTCGTCGAGCCGCTGGTGGGGAATTTCGGCATCGTCCCTCCGCTGCCGGGCTTTCTGGAAAAGGTCAACGAGTGGGTGCATCAAGCCGGCGGTCTGGTGATCTACGATGAAGTGATCACTGCCTTCCGCTTCCATTACGGTGGCATTCAAACGATGTACGGAGTGGAACCCGACTTGACCGCCTTGGGCAAAATCATCGGAGGGGGATTGCCGATCGGTGCTTACGGCGGCAGACGGGAAATCATGGAGAAAGTGGCGCCGATGGGACCGATGTACCAAGCCGGTACGATGGCGGGTAACCCCTTGTCGATGGCAGCCGGAATCGCTTGCTTGGAAGTGTTGTCCCGCCCGGGCGTCTACGAACGGTTGGATGAGATGGGCAAACGATTGGCCGACGGGATTGGGGAATTGGCCCGAAAATACGGGATACCGGTGCAAATCAATCGGCAGGGTGGCGCGTTTGCGGTCTATTTCACGGAAGAACCCGTCATCGATTACGAAGGGGCGCAACGCGCTGACAGCGAAATGTTCGCCCGCTTCTTCCGCCTCATGCTGGAAGAAGGCATCTACCTGGCACCGTCCAAATTTGAGGCTTGGTTCCTGACTTTGGCCCATTCCGAAGAAGACATATCCGATACGCTTCAGGCAGTGGATCGCACCTTTAAACAAATGAAGAAATCCTGA